CCCAGCTGCGCCATACACGCCGCGTGCGTAGCCCCCAGGTACCCCGTTCCGATGACTGAGATCTGCATAGCCACAGTTGTAGCGCCCCGCGGTAAACACGCGGTGAACGCCACGACACGCCTTATCGGAAGTTCAAATACGCCTTCGACGGCGTGGGCCCACGCTGCCCCTGATACTTCGACCCCAGCGCATCCGAACCATAAGGCGTAGCAGCCGGCGAAGACATCTGGAAAATAGCCAACTGGCCCACCTTCATGCCCGGATACAGCACGATGGGCAGGTTAGCCACGTTGGACAGCTCCAAGGTGATGTAGCCGCTAAAGCCGGGATCAATGAACCCCGCCGTCGAGTGCGTGAGCAGCCCCAACCGGCCCAGCGAAGACTTGCCCTCCAGCCGGCCCGCAAGATGATCCGGCAGCGTGAACTTCTCCAGCGTGGAGGCCAACACAAACTCCCCCGGATGCAGCACAAAGGAATCGTCCGGATCCACCTCAACCAGGCTGGTCAGCTCCGGCATCTCCTGCTTGGGATCAATGTGGGTGTACTTCGAGTTATTGAACACCCGAAAGAAGCGATCCAGGCGCACGTCCACGCTGGACGGCTGGATCAGCGCAGGATCGAAGGGCTCAATACCCAGGTCCCCGGAGTCGATGGCGGCGGCGATGTCGTGGTCTGAAAGCAGCACGGTGTCCATCCTAACCGGCACGGTTAGCGTGCGGGGCGGCGGTGGTGCTAGGATATCCCGCAGTGCCTGATAGGCGTGCCGATGTAGTTCAATGGTAGAACATCAGCTTCCCAAGCTGAATACGCGGGTTCGATTCCCGTCATCGGCTCCACACATGGGAACCAGTGCTCAAACACGAGCACGAGGTTCCCTCTCTTTTTTTGGGGGAGAGCGGACAGACGCAAGCCCGGGCCACTGCGCAGCCGCGGTGAGGGGTTTTCTCCTCAGCTTCGATGTGCCCGCCGCAAGGCGACCTCACGCCTTCATTCATTACCGATCCCGCGGGTCAACACTCCACACAACACTCCCCCGGGTCGTGGCGCGGCGACCCTCGTGTGCTCGACGACCCGGCTGGCACAACCATCTGCCGATCCCCGGGCTCACCGCCGTCAGAGCGGCCACAGTGTCCCGCGGTCGCGCCCCTATCGCCACATTGCCGCCCCACAGCTACCTGCCAGCTAGCCCCCTGTGTCGCAGCACCACGACCTCAGTACTCGGTGCTAGCTTGGTGTCACCAACAGATACTACGTGCATCGTTGTTCGAGAAGAGGGGCCTGTTTTGAATTCCAACGAGTCGGACGTCCAGATTGTCACCCGCGGCTTCGCGCTGCTGCAAACCGTCTCCCAGATGCCCGAGGATGAGATGCGCTCCACGCTGAGCGCCGAGCTCACCGACCTGGGGGTGGAGGTGGACCCGCAGGCGAGTTCTTTTGAGCTTATCGACGCCTTCGGGGCCGCCCTCGCAGACCTCGCACGGTCCGCCCGCGAGAGCGCCTAAGCCACACTCACTTCACACCGCGGTCTACTTCTTGCAGCGCACGATGGGCTGCGGGTCGTAGACCGTGGTCTGCTCTTGGCGGGAGATTTCCCGGCCGGACAGATCCTTAATAATGCGGGTGTCCGAGGTAGTAAACCCGGGGGCGCCCGCCGAGGGGGCGCACTTGTCCCCGCCCAGTTCAATGGTCTGCGGCTGGGTCTGCGCCCACCGCCCACCGTTGACGGATTCCACGTTGACGGTCTTGACTCCCATGAGCCGCACCGTGACGGATTTTTCGCCCATCTGGGTATCGATGCGCACCGGGTACTCAGAATTATTCTTAAACTGCAGGTCAATCGCGCCCTCGTAGACGGTGGCCTCGCGGCCCGCCGGGTAGCGGGAGATGTAGTAGCTGTGCGCGGTGTGGGCCACGTCTTCCATGCCGGCGAAGTAGGCGGCGTTGTACAGGGTGGTGGCGAACTGTGAGATGCCGCCGCCGACGGCCTCATCCGCGTGCCCGTTGAGGATGATCCCGGACTTCACGTAGCCCTGGGCCTCCCCGCGGGGACCGGTGAACCCGTTGAGGGAGAACGTATCCCCAGGGGCGACGATCGCCCCGTTGACCGTCTGGGCGGTCAGCGCAATGTTCTTACCGGAGGCCTCCGAGAAGCCCTCCGTGGTGAACTCCCCGATGACGTCATCGAAGGTGGCCTTTTCTGCCATTTCGGTGGTGAAGCTGGCCGGGGTGTCCTCATAGAGGACGTCGAACTCGCGCTCCTTGTCGCCGGTGATGCGCGCGGGCAGGTCCTTGAGGGTGTCCTCCCACTTGATGGTCACGCCGTCCACGTGCGGGGTGATCACGCGCTGTTCGCCGAAGGTGATTTCTGCGTTGCGGCGCTGGCGTTCGGTTTGGGTGAGGTTTTCCGCCAGGATGCCCTGGGCGGCCTCCACGTTGATGTCGGTGCGCAGCGCGTCCTTGTCGGGCACGAAGGTGACCACCTCGCCCATGCGCTCCGGGGGGATGACGCCGTCGATGTGGTCGCGCCCGTGGGCGATGATCGGCTTGGACACAGCCTTGGCAGCATCGCCTTCCGCCGCTGCCTTGACGGCTGCGGCACGGATCTCCGGCTCCTTGACGGCAGCCTTGATGGTCACGCCCTCTGGCATGAGCCATTCCGTGGTCACGGCGTGGCGCAGCTCATCGCGGTCCACGCTTTGGCCGTTGACCGGCTCCTCGGTGACCACCTTCCCGGCGTCCAAATGCACCGCGCCGTTGACGGGCTCGCGGGTCAACTCGTCGTGGACGCGGCGCAGGGCGGGGGTAAACAGCCTGTCGTCCGCAGTGGAGACCATGTCCACTTCATAGGTGTGGAAGAAGCGCTGCACGCGGGTGATCGGGTTCAACGATTGGGAACCGGCTGCCGCGACGGTGGCCTTCCAGTCCGGGCGCACGCCGGATTCGGCGGGCACGAAGGTAGCCGTCATGTCGCCGGCGTGCACCTGCACCGGTTGGGAGGTCACCTGCCCAAAGGCTGTTTCCAGCGTCTCGGCGGCAGCGGCCTGGGACATGCCGCCGATGGCGACGCCGCCGACGGTCGCCCCGCGGGGGACGTCTCCGCGGGTGATCAGAAAGTCTGCGGCATACCCCACGGCGGTAATCCCGATGAGCCCGGCGATGATGCCCAGACCAATGCGCAGGCCGCGGCCACCGGAACGCCGGTTCTTCGTCTTAGTCACGGTAGCTAGGGTAACCGTCGGGGGAGTGAAATTCACATCTCCGCGCCTGCCCATGTGGTGTAGTCAGGCAACGCGTGCGAGCGCGCGGGCACCATCGGCTCCGCGCTTCCGTCCGCGCCGACCATATATATCCGCAGCAGCCCAATAACCTGAGGCACTGGTTGGATCATGGGGAAACGGGGCTGGGCGCCGGCCTCCAGCTCCTCGCGGGCGCGCTGCGCCAGGGCATGCCCACCTGCGGTGCGGCTCGCGGCGTCGAGAAGCTGGGGTACCGGCATCGCGCCGGACACGACGGCGGCGTCCACCCGGTCGATGACCTCCTCCAGCTGCTCGCCGGAGGACCACAACGCCTGATCCGCCCCCGCAATCACCGCCGCCTCCACCGCCTGCGGCAAGGAGAAGTGATCGGAGATGGCCTTCATCCCGGACAGATCATCCGTGTACGCGGCAGAGACAAAGGGATTGCCGCCCGGGTACGCGCCCGAGCGCAGCAGCCGATAGACCGCCGGGTCCAGGCTGGCCGGGGTATCGCCCGTGCTCAAACCCGGGATGGACAGGTGCCCCACCATCACCGCCGTGCCCGGGGCCTGGCGCAGCGCCGGACCATAAGCGGCCAAGTCCAACTGGCACAGCTGCTCAAACGGGGGCGTGACCGCCGCAGCCTTGTGCGTGTCCCCCGACGCCGCCCCATGGCCCGGGAAGTGCTTGAACACCGGCTCGATGCCCACCGAGCGCAGCCCGCGGGCGAACGCCGCCGCATAGCGGGCCGCCTCCGGCGCCGTGGTGCCAAAGGAACGATCGCCCACGATGTCCAGGCCCGTGGAGTCCACGTCCAGCACCGGCGCAAAATCCACCGTGATGCCGTGGTCGGCTAGGCGGGTGCCCAGCTGCGCGGCCTGCTCGGCCACCTGCTCCGGGGAACCTGACTGGGCCAGCTCCCGCGGGGCCGCAAGCTCGCCAAGCACCTGGGAGTGGCGCTGCACCCGCCCGCCCTCAAAGTCAATGGACACGGAGAAGTCGCGGCCCGCGTGCTCCCGCAGCGCGGCAATATTGCGGCCCTCCTCCGTAAGGATCGCCGGATCGGCCCAGCTGCTAATAAAGATCCCGCCGACGCCCTGATCCAGCTTGGCCACGGCATCATCAAAGTCCGTGACCCCCACCACCATCAGCGACGCCACGAGGTCCCGCCGTAGCTGCTGGTCTAGCTCCACCGCGGCACCCGCCGCCCCAGGATGCGCCCCGATGAACAGGGCACAGGTGCAGGTAATGGCCAGGACGCGCCGGACGCGCGAGCGACGGGCAAACATGGGGGACAATCGGCTCCTCTGTGGGGGTGGGCCAGGCGGGTGCGAGCGCACCCCCCACACCTTAACCCCATCCGCCCGCCGCCGGGAGCCTCTAGGATGGGCCGGAAGCAAGCCCCCTGTTGTACAGCCCGAAAAGACCCGCAAAGTCCCGAAAAGACCCGAAGAGAAAGGCCCACCATGGCTGAACCCACCGTCCTGGTTGCCTTCGACGGCTCGGAGGAGTCCCGGCGCGCTCTGCGCTACGCCGCGCTCCTGCTGCGCCCAGACACCGTGGATATTGTCACCGCCTGGGAGCCCATGGCCCGCCAGGCCGCCCGCGCATCCAGCATGTCCGGGCTCCACCAGGGGGACTGGCTAGCCGTCACCGAAACGGATGACCCCGCCTGGGCTGCCGCCCGCGAAATCTGCCGCGCCGGGGTGCTGCTTGCGGAAGGCTGGGGGCTTTCCGCCCGCGGCAGCCTCGTCGAATCCACCACGTCGGTGTGGTCCGCAATTATCGACGCCGCCGCCGAACTGCACCCCGCAGCAATCGTCACCGGGACGCGCGCCGTCCGCGGCGTGAAATCCCTGTGGCGCAATTCCACCGCGGACTCGCTGGTTAAAAACGCCGGCGTGCCCGTCTTCATCGTGCCGCCCTGCGCCGACCCGGCGTCCCGGCCCGACTAGCCGCACCCGCCCTGGTAGGCTGCGACCATGGCGTTTGAATCCGATTCCCTCACCCGCCGCACCGCCGGGCCCGCCGTGGCCAGCGTTGTGGTGGGCATCGCGCTCGGCGTGGTGGCCATACTCGGGGTCTCCGCATTTACCGGTCATGACTCCGTGCCCCAGGGAGGCGCCACCCCGGCAAGCTCCGCCCTGTTAGGCAGCCCGGAGTACGGCTCCCGCGGATAGCCCGCGGCGCGAGCCCTCACCTGCACCCCCGTGCGCACCCGCCACCTCCCGGACTGGATCGACCACGCGCTGGCCTGGCTGTGCGCCGCCGCCATTGCCTGGACCCAACCGTGGGGCCTGACCAGCGCCGACACCAAGCATGACCTCGCCGCCAACCCGGCGGGTTTCCTGCGCGGCGCCCTGCACGCCTGGACGGACACCTTCACTTTCGGGCAGCTGCAAAACCAGGCCTACGGCTATCTCTTTCCCCAAGGCGCCTTCTTCCTGGCCACCGACGCGCTGCCGGACTGGGTGGCCCAGCGCCTGTGGTGGACGCTAGTTATCGGCATCGGACTGTCCGGCATGCTCCTTGTGTTCACCGCGCTGGGGTTGCGCGGCCGGCGCTGGGCCCCCTGGCGTGCCCTCGGGGCCGCCGCCTACGTTGTCAGCCCCCACACCCTGACCACGCTGACGGCCATCTCCTCAGAGACCTGGCCGGCCATGCTCGCACCGTGGATTGTTGCCGCGATGCTGCGGCCGGTGTCCACCCGCGCCCAGCGCGCCCGGGTGGTGGCCGCGGCAACGCTGCCGGTCGCGGCCATGGGGGCGATCAACGCCACCGCCACCGTGGCGGCGTGCCTGCCCGCGGCGGTGGTCCTGGCCTGGCGGTGGGCGCGGGGCGGGCAGCGCCGCGCCCTGGCTGGTGTGGGCGTTGGCTGGGCGCTCGGGTGCGTGGCGGTCAGCCTGTGGTGGATGGTCCCGCTGGTGGTGCTGGGCCGCTACGCCGCGCCGTTTACCCAGTTCATCGAGTCCGCCGCGGTGACCACCCGGTGGCTCAATCCGGCGGAGGTGCTGCGCGGCACCACCAGCTGGGCACCATTCGTGGATACCGAGCGCGCCGCGGGCTCACTGCTGGTCACCCACCCGGTGTTCGTGGTGGCCACGGTGGCCGTGGCCGGCCTGGGCCTGGCGGGCCTGGCGGTGGCACGCTCCCGGGGCTGCGCCACGGCCGGGGTGTGGGTGGCCATGCTGCTCATCGGGGTGGCGGTGCTGTGCTGCGCGGGCGGGGACTGGGCCCCGGCCGGGCACCTGGTGCGCACGTTCCTGGACGGCCCGGGGGCGCCGCTGCGCAACCTCCACAAGTTCGATGCGCTGGTGCGCCTGCCGGTGGCGGTGGGAGTGGCGTATCTGGGCCTGGCCTGCGGGGCGCAGCGCGGCCCGGCACGCGGCCCTTCACCCAGCGCTGAGCACCGCACACACCTGCCGCGGCAGCGCGCCGTGTGCGCGCTGATCGCGGCGACGGTGGCGCTCAGCGCGGCCCCGGCACTGCACGGCGGGCTGTTGCCGCGGGGCGCCTACCAGCAGGTCCCGGACTATTGGCGGCAGGCGGCGGACTTCCTCAACTCCACCGCCGCGGGCACGCGCACCCTGATCCTGCCGGAGGCGTCCTTCGCCCGGCAGGACTGGGGCTGGACGCGCGACGAGCCGGCGCAGCCGCTGCTTGAGGTGCCATGGGCGGTGCGCGACGCGGTGCCGCTGGTGGGCCCGGAGACCATCCGGGGCTTAGACGGGCTGATCGCCGTGGCCCATGAGGAACCCGCAGCCCTGCCCGCGGCGCTGCGGGGGGCGGGGATTGGGGCGGTGCTGGTGCGCCACGACGTCGCGGAGGGGGCGTCGACAAGCCCGCTGCGCCGCGGTGCCGTCGAGCAGTTCGCGCGCGCGGCCGGAACCCCGATCCGCGCCTTCGGCCCCGACGAGCAGGTGCAGGTCATCCTCCTTGATCCGCAGCTGGGCATGACGCTTGCCGACGCCCCCGCGGTGACCACCGTGCGCGGCGGCGGGGAAGCCGTCGCCCTCCTTCACGCCGCGCTGGGAACGGCCGCGCCGCTGCGGCTCGTTGCCGGGGATGCTGGCGCGGATATTGTCACCGACACCCCGATGGCGGTGATGCGCAACTACGGCACCCTCGTGGGCGCCCAGTCCGCCCCGCTGGCCCCCGACGATGACACCTCCGCGGTGCGCAACCCCATCACCGACTACCCCAGCATCGCCCCGCGCACCCAGGTCATCACCACCGGCCCGAGCCTGAGCGCCACCAGCTGCGCCTGCACCCCCGGCGCCCTCGGCGGGGCGGACCCGGCCCGCTCACTCAACGCCATCGTCGACGCTGACCCCACCACCGCCTGGTGGCCCGCCCCCGGCGACAGCGATCCCCACCTGCGTATCGACGCCCCCCTGCCCACCAACCCACGCCTCCACCTGACCACCACCGCCGACGCCCGCCTGACCATCAGCGACGGCGACCAGACGCGCATCAACACCACCACCCGCGCCGGCCGGCCCACCACGCTCACCCTGCCCGGAACACCCACCCACATCGATATCGCCGTGCACTCGCGCACCGGCATCGCCGACCTGGCCATCGCCGGGGTAGACATGGCCCGCCGCATCACCGTGCCGGAAACCACCACCGACCCGCGCGCCTTCTTCTTCCAACGCCTCGCCGTCCCCACCGGCACCCTCGACCGCACCTTTTCCACCCACCGCGACCTCACCGTGCGGCTGCGCGGACCCGACGACGCGAAGCCCGCCAGCGTGGAGATCAACGGCACCGCCTACCACCCCGGCGACACCCTCACCCTGCCCGCCGGCGAGCACCACCTGCACACCACCGCCGCCTGGGTGCTGCTCGCCGACCCTGACTGGGCCCCGGCTGGTGCGCCGCCTGGTGCGCCGCCTGGTGCGCCCCAGCACGTGGCCGCCGACCACACCATCGCCACCGCCGACCACGAGCGCATCCTCAACACCCACCGCGCCGCCAACCCCGGGCTGCGCGCCACCCTCGACGGCCAGCCCCTGGAGGCCACCAGCGTGGGCGCCGGCATGCAGGGCTTTGCCATCCCCGCCGGAATCGGCGGAACACTGGAGCTCTCCTTCGCGGGAGACCGCCCGCTGCGCGCCGGGCTGGCCGGTGGCGGGGCGCTCGCCGCCCTGGTGGTTCTGGCCTGCGCCGCGGTGCTGGTGGCCACCCGGCGCGCCGACGGCGGACGGGTCGAGCCGGCTGGACTGGAGGCACCACCGCGCGGGGGTGGCACGGTGCTGCTCGCCGCGGGCGCCCTCGGCGCGGCCGGGGGAATCGTCGGCCTGGCCACCCTCGCCGCCGCGTGGGCGATTATCCGCCTGACCACCATCCGGCCTGGATGGCTCATCGGCGCGGCCGCCGCCACCACCGCCGCCTGGCTGGCCCGCGCCCCCTGGCCCGCCGCCAGCTACGCCGGCGACTCCCCGCTCCTGGCCTGCGCCGCCCTGGCCATGCTCGCCGCCCTCGCGTGCGCCCGGCCCCGCCACCAGCGGGAACACGGGGCCTCCACCAGCTCGTAGCTCGCCGCCGCCACCGCCAGGCTGGCCAGCAGGGTTACCACCAGCACCGGCACAAAGCCGCCCGAGAACACCTCCCGGCCCAGGGCGGGAAACACCAGGGAGAGCACCGCCACATGCCACAAAAACAGGGAGTAGGACCAGCGCCCCACCGCCAGCAGCGCCGGGCGGGCCAGCAGGTCCCGCGGGCTCGGGGCCAGGGCATAGGGCACCACCACGCACACCGCGCACACCATCCCCGCCCCCACCCGAGCCGCGAACTGCCCCGCGCTGGGATGCGTCAGGCCGATCGGGCCGAACCATTCCTGGCCAGCCACCCACACCGTCGCCAGCGCCGCCGCCCACCACAGCGGCCGCCAGCCCAGCACGCGCCGCCACCGCGGGCCCACCACACCGGCGGCCTCTGCCTCAGCCGCCAGCATCCCCACCGCGAACCACGACGCGTATGCCGGGGGCCAGATCTGCCGGTTGACCTCGCCTGCGGCCGCGTCCGGCTGGCCATCTATACCCGGCAGCCAGCCCCAGCTGAAGCTCGCCAACGCGACTGCGACGATCACCGCCACGCGCCATCGGCGCGACGGCAGGCGCCCTAACAGCGCCGCAAGCAGCGGCACCACCAGGTAAAACGCCACCTCCACGCACAGGGACCACAGCTGCGTCAGCCCGCCGACCAGGCCGGACGCGTGATAGATCTGCGTGAGTGTGAACTGGGCAATCACCTGCCTGCCCGTGGCCGAAAACGCCACCGGGAAGACGAACAGCACCACCGCCACGCACACCAGGTACGCCGGGGCGATGCGCACCGCCCGGGCCGCATAGTAGGTCCGCGCCGCCGCCGCGCCCCGATCCGCAGCGTGGCGGCGCCACAGCACAAACCCCGACAGCGCAAAAAACACCGCCACCCCAAAGTCCAGGCGCGCGGCAATCGAGCCGCCGAAGCTGCGCGGATCAAGCCCCGTCTGAAACGCCACGTGCGTGACCACGATCGCCACGGCGGCGACCCCGCGCAGTCCCTCGAGGCTGGGCACGAAGGCCGGCCGGGAGGGGGCGTCGATAAGCGGAGGAGAAGACATCGCTGCCAGTCTAGAGTTCCCCCACACACCACCCCCAGTAGGATGAGAAGACACCCCGAGGGCCAAAAAGAAAAGAGGGCTGGGCACCAGATGGCCACGCACCCCCACCGCACCACCCGGCTGCGCCGCAGGCTTGGCGTGCTCCTCGCCCTCATCGTGGCACTCACGCTCATCGGCGACATCATCCCCCGCATCATCCTCGGCACCATGCAAACCATGACGGTGCCCGCCGCCGCCACCCTGAACTATCGGCCCACCACCGCCCAGGTGCTCGACACCGCCGCCTACCACGCCCGCCAGCTTCCCGACGCCCCCGCCTGCACCAACCGCACCCTGCTCGCCTGCTACGTGCGCAACCAGCCCGCCACCCTGACCACAAACGTCAGCGCCGCACCCGCCACCGAGGAGCAAACAGGCAGCGCCTCCAAAGCCCGCAAACAAGCAGACGTCCACGGGCACACCACCTTGAACCTCGGGCCGGACATCACCGTGGACCTGGAGGACAACCTGCGCCTCCTGCGCAACTCCACCTTCCCCGTCCCCGAAGCCACCGCCACCCTGGACATCACCGGGCCCGGCGGCCACGCCCACGCCACCTCCCAGCACCAAGACGGCCTGCGCTACCGCTTCCCCTACACCACCGAACAAAAGTCCTACCCCTACTTCGACCCGGTCACCGGGCGGTCCTTCCCCATCGACTACCTGGCCGCCAACCGCAACGCCGCCCTGTCGACCTTCCTGTTCCACCAGGTCCTCGACCCCGTCGCCGTAGAGCACACCGCCGGGGCCGGATCCGCCTGGCACATCACCGGCATGGTCGCCCCCGCCCGAGAGGTCTACAGCGACAAGGAAATCTCCGACTACGGCTACAGCCCCGCCGGCTCCGTCCACCTCACCGCCTACTACACCGCCAGCCGCACCCTGACCGTAGAGCCCGCCTCCGGGGAGATCGTAGACGCCCACGAGGAGATCTACTGGTTCTACGCCAGCGACGACCAGCAGGCCAACGCCATGACGCGCGCCTGGGCGGAAGGGGCAGACCCCATTGCCGCGCGCACCATCGTGCACGCCAGCTTCGACTTCGATGAACCCACCCTGGCCGCCCAGGAGGCGCTGGCCCGCCCGGTGATCCGCACCCAGGACACCCTCGCCGTGGTGGCCTGGGTGGCCAAGGCCCTGCGACTGGCGGTCATCATCGCCGCCGTGGTGACGGTGGTCAGGTGGCAACGACGACGCTAACCCCACGACACATCGCACCGACCGCGCTCATCATCGCGTGGGCAACCCTGCACGTCGGGCTGCTAGCCGTGATCCTTGCCCACCCCGGGCAGCTGGCGCTGCGCGACATGCTCGTCCTCGACCACCCGGCGCTAACTGCCGACGCCCTCGGCTGGGGCGACCTACCCGGCCGCGCCACCCCCCAAGACGCGGTGCTGGCGCTCGTGGGGCGGGTCCTGCCCGCCTCCTGGTTCGCCCGCGGACTGCTCATCGCCGGGGCAAGCGCCGGGGCGGGCGGCGCCGTCGCCCTGGCCCGCCACTGCGGCGGGAGGACCGCCGCCAGCTGCGCCGCCATCTCCTTGACCCTAGCCAACCCGGGGGTCATCGAACGCCTCCTCCAAGGCCACTGGAGCCTAGTCATCGCCGTGTGGCTCCTCCCCCTGATCACCTGGGCGGGACTGCGCGGGCACACGGCCACGCAGTGGCTCGGCCTCTGGGCCGCGGCACTGAGCCCCACCGGGGCACTCATGGCCACCGCGATAGGGGTCGCCGCCGCCCGCGGCCGGGCCCGCCTTTACACCCTGGGCATCGGGGCTGGGCTGACCCTGGTGTGGGCCGTCCCGGCGCTTCTCGGGCACGCCGACGCGCCCAGCCACGCCACCGAAGCAGCCATCCGCGCCTTCGCCCCCCGGGCAGCCGCCGGGGCCACCACCCCCGGCACGCTGGTGGGATTGGGCGGGATCTGGAACGCGCAGGCCCAACCGGCCAGCCAGGACCACGGGTGGGCGATCCTGGGCATTCTCATCGCGCTCACGATCGTCCCGGGGATGGCGCGCCTGCCCGCCCGTCTGCGCCCCGTCCTGGCCCTCGGCGCAGGTGGGGTGGCGGTGGGCATCCTCGCCTGGGCCGCACCCGGCACCATGGCGCAACTCGCAGCCTGGCTACCCGGCTCGGGACTACTGCGCGACTCCCACAAATGGGCGCTACTCGCACTGCCGGCACTGGTGGCAGCACTGGGCCAACTCCGCGGGCGCATCCTGCCCTGGGCGGTAGCAGCCTGCTGCGCCCTCCACGTCCCAGACGCCGCCAGCGCCCTGCGCCAACTCACCCCGGTACCCGTCACCGCACCCACACCGCCCTGCCCCGGCGAACTCCTGCTCACCGGCCCCGGCTCCGACACGCTAGTCACCCGCCCGGACGGCGCGCCCATGATCAACCCCTGGACCAAAGCCGCACCCATCCTCGCCTCCGGGCAACTGCGCGTCGACGGGCAGCTTATCGACGCCCCCGCCCCCCGCTTCCACCACGCCCAGCACGCGTGGGCCGAGGGGGACCTAGACAGGCTGGCCGACCTCGGCGTCAGCTGCGTCGTCCGCGCCAGCGATGGCGCCGTCCTCGCCCGCCCCGGCGCCCCGGCGCACCCCACCCCGAAAGCCGGGTACGCGCTGCTCGCCCTGTGGGCCGGGCTCGTCCCCGCCGCCTACCTGGCCCTCACACGCGCGCTGAGAAGGTCCTCCCAGGCGGCCCCCGTGTCCCGCCAGGAATAGCTCGCGGCGCGGCTTGGTGATATATCTGCCGACCCACAACAAAACCCGTCGGCCCGACCGTGACAGGGCAGGCCGCGCTGATGTCTACCTGCCATCAAGAACCTCAACACCGCGCGACGGGGGATGCTTCAAACGGCTCACCCTCATCCGCGGAGTTGGCGCCCGAAAACACGCTGATCGAAGCACGCTCACTTCATGCGAGTCCCCGTTCTGACATATTGCGGGAGCCTCCCTACTGGGGTCTTGGCCAGCACACGGCTAGAGTGCCATGCACATGGGGTGCCACCACACCTCAGCACGCCTTGTGAGGCTATGAGCGCAGGCATCAAGGTGGCGGACGGCTCGTCTTCCGCGACCACGACTACAGTTCCCAGTTCTCACATA
Above is a genomic segment from Corynebacterium uberis containing:
- the dcd gene encoding dCTP deaminase, which codes for MLLSDHDIAAAIDSGDLGIEPFDPALIQPSSVDVRLDRFFRVFNNSKYTHIDPKQEMPELTSLVEVDPDDSFVLHPGEFVLASTLEKFTLPDHLAGRLEGKSSLGRLGLLTHSTAGFIDPGFSGYITLELSNVANLPIVLYPGMKVGQLAIFQMSSPAATPYGSDALGSKYQGQRGPTPSKAYLNFR
- a CDS encoding VanW family protein, translating into MIAGLIGITAVGYAADFLITRGDVPRGATVGGVAIGGMSQAAAAETLETAFGQVTSQPVQVHAGDMTATFVPAESGVRPDWKATVAAAGSQSLNPITRVQRFFHTYEVDMVSTADDRLFTPALRRVHDELTREPVNGAVHLDAGKVVTEEPVNGQSVDRDELRHAVTTEWLMPEGVTIKAAVKEPEIRAAAVKAAAEGDAAKAVSKPIIAHGRDHIDGVIPPERMGEVVTFVPDKDALRTDINVEAAQGILAENLTQTERQRRNAEITFGEQRVITPHVDGVTIKWEDTLKDLPARITGDKEREFDVLYEDTPASFTTEMAEKATFDDVIGEFTTEGFSEASGKNIALTAQTVNGAIVAPGDTFSLNGFTGPRGEAQGYVKSGIILNGHADEAVGGGISQFATTLYNAAYFAGMEDVAHTAHSYYISRYPAGREATVYEGAIDLQFKNNSEYPVRIDTQMGEKSVTVRLMGVKTVNVESVNGGRWAQTQPQTIELGGDKCAPSAGAPGFTTSDTRIIKDLSGREISRQEQTTVYDPQPIVRCKK
- a CDS encoding glycoside hydrolase family 3 N-terminal domain-containing protein, which gives rise to MFARRSRVRRVLAITCTCALFIGAHPGAAGAAVELDQQLRRDLVASLMVVGVTDFDDAVAKLDQGVGGIFISSWADPAILTEEGRNIAALREHAGRDFSVSIDFEGGRVQRHSQVLGELAAPRELAQSGSPEQVAEQAAQLGTRLADHGITVDFAPVLDVDSTGLDIVGDRSFGTTAPEAARYAAAFARGLRSVGIEPVFKHFPGHGAASGDTHKAAAVTPPFEQLCQLDLAAYGPALRQAPGTAVMVGHLSIPGLSTGDTPASLDPAVYRLLRSGAYPGGNPFVSAAYTDDLSGMKAISDHFSLPQAVEAAVIAGADQALWSSGEQLEEVIDRVDAAVVSGAMPVPQLLDAASRTAGGHALAQRAREELEAGAQPRFPMIQPVPQVIGLLRIYMVGADGSAEPMVPARSHALPDYTTWAGAEM
- a CDS encoding universal stress protein gives rise to the protein MAEPTVLVAFDGSEESRRALRYAALLLRPDTVDIVTAWEPMARQAARASSMSGLHQGDWLAVTETDDPAWAAAREICRAGVLLAEGWGLSARGSLVESTTSVWSAIIDAAAELHPAAIVTGTRAVRGVKSLWRNSTADSLVKNAGVPVFIVPPCADPASRPD
- a CDS encoding DUF2613 domain-containing protein, with the translated sequence MAFESDSLTRRTAGPAVASVVVGIALGVVAILGVSAFTGHDSVPQGGATPASSALLGSPEYGSRG
- a CDS encoding alpha-(1->3)-arabinofuranosyltransferase domain-containing protein, with the translated sequence MRTRHLPDWIDHALAWLCAAAIAWTQPWGLTSADTKHDLAANPAGFLRGALHAWTDTFTFGQLQNQAYGYLFPQGAFFLATDALPDWVAQRLWWTLVIGIGLSGMLLVFTALGLRGRRWAPWRALGAAAYVVSPHTLTTLTAISSETWPAMLAPWIVAAMLRPVSTRAQRARVVAAATLPVAAMGAINATATVAACLPAAVVLAWRWARGGQRRALAGVGVGWALGCVAVSLWWMVPLVVLGRYAAPFTQFIESAAVTTRWLNPAEVLRGTTSWAPFVDTERAAGSLLVTHPVFVVATVAVAGLGLAGLAVARSRGCATAGVWVAMLLIGVAVLCCAGGDWAPAGHLVRTFLDGPGAPLRNLHKFDALVRLPVAVGVAYLGLACGAQRGPARGPSPSAEHRTHLPRQRAVCALIAATVALSAAPALHGGLLPRGAYQQVPDYWRQAADFLNSTAAGTRTLILPEASFARQDWGWTRDEPAQPLLEVPWAVRDAVPLVGPETIRGLDGLIAVAHEEPAALPAALRGAGIGAVLVRHDVAEGASTSPLRRGAVEQFARAAGTPIRAFGPDEQVQVILLDPQLGMTLADAPAVTTVRGGGEAVALLHAALGTAAPLRLVAGDAGADIVTDTPMAVMRNYGTLVGAQSAPLAPDDDTSAVRNPITDYPSIAPRTQVITTGPSLSATSCACTPGALGGADPARSLNAIVDADPTTAWWPAPGDSDPHLRIDAPLPTNPRLHLTTTADARLTISDGDQTRINTTTRAGRPTTLTLPGTPTHIDIAVHSRTGIADLAIAGVDMARRITVPETTTDPRAFFFQRLAVPTGTLDRTFSTHRDLTVRLRGPDDAKPASVEINGTAYHPGDTLTLPAGEHHLHTTAAWVLLADPDWAPAGAPPGAPPGAPQHVAADHTIATADHERILNTHRAANPGLRATLDGQPLEATSVGAGMQGFAIPAGIGGTLELSFAGDRPLRAGLAGGGALAALVVLACAAVLVATRRADGGRVEPAGLEAPPRGGGTVLLAAGALGAAGGIVGLATLAAAWAIIRLTTIRPGWLIGAAAATTAAWLARAPWPAASYAGDSPLLACAALAMLAALACARPRHQREHGASTSS